Part of the Bacillus sp. N1-1 genome, TGTTCACCTACGCTACTTAGGCGTATGATACATCAATTTATATGTGGTGTACTGAAACTGATTACCAGGATTCATTTCTGTCATAAACTGATCCATTCCATTTAAGAAAGAGGGGATCATCGAAGAGGTACGTGGATCTGCAAGAAGCTCTTCCTTTGTTAGAAAGGCACAAGTTGCAATTTCTGCCGTCTCCGTTATTTCGGTCCCTCCTGTTCTCTTCATATGAAAAACAACTAAATTATCACTTATATCGTTATTAATCACACCGGAACGAATACCGGCAATTCCAATCGTTTCGGCTACAATACCTGTTTCTTCGTAAACTTCTCTCACAGCAGCTTCATCCACGGTTTCTCCTGGATCAACAAACCCAGCCGGAAAGGACCACTTTCCTTTTAAACCACCATATTTCTTCATCACGACTAGATATTTTGATTCATACTCAACGATGCCTGCAGCGGCAAGCCACACTTTCCCTCGTTTGCTCAAGACAACAT contains:
- a CDS encoding NUDIX hydrolase is translated as MSKRGKVWLAAAGIVEYESKYLVVMKKYGGLKGKWSFPAGFVDPGETVDEAAVREVYEETGIVAETIGIAGIRSGVINNDISDNLVVFHMKRTGGTEITETAEIATCAFLTKEELLADPRTSSMIPSFLNGMDQFMTEMNPGNQFQYTTYKLMYHTPK